Within Mustela lutreola isolate mMusLut2 chromosome 10, mMusLut2.pri, whole genome shotgun sequence, the genomic segment tttTATAGTTATAAGCCAGACTGAGGAAAACAAGAGTAGATGAGAATGCATACTAAAGGAATTGGCAAGTACAGGACAAAGAGATAATATaggtcaggaaaggcttcctggaagaagagaCACTTGAGCTGAGGTCACAAGCATAAACAGGAGTttggtgagagagaaaaacagtccAAGCAAAGAGAAGGTGTGCAAATTCACTGGGAGAAAGGACACAAGGGAGAGGCTTATTAGGTATGGGAAGCTTGTAGCGACTGAGGGGTTAGCTCTCCATACCATCATTTGAAATAAGTTCATCTTTAGATATGAGACACTAACACCATGCTCTCCTGGTCCTTGCTCTCTAGGTTATCAACTTCAttactcattctttctttcatatttgtCTTTGCTTCACTCCTTAAACTTGAACCATATTATTATCTCCTATATATGTCTTCTTAGTCAAGACCTACAAAGACAGAAAAGGACAGTGAGAAAAGCAGATATGAAATCCCAGGCAACTATATTTTTGTCCCTAAAGAGTTGCAGAAATATGATAAAAGtaattgttttttgaaaattcagCTGAACTTGGCATGAAAAGATTTGATAACTTACTCAGAGAATTGCATGTGGTTCCTATAGTGAGACAGGCACTGAATTATCTTCTAGTATGATTGGGGTAGTTGAGCATTGTTTCTTAACGTGTGGGCTGCATATTACATACTCCAGTTTACCCggaaaaatttgttaaaaagaagATTCTGGGGCCCTATTCTAAAGCTCCTGCATCAAAATGTCTAGGATGGAGCCTGGGACTTTGCATTTAACAAGCACCTCAGCCGGATCTGTGCCCAGTAAAGGCAGAGAACCAGCGGGCTGAAACAGGAGCAAAAGACACTGAAGTCTGAGCGTGCGCTGAGCTGTTGTTGCATTAATCCAGTTGATTACAAGACAAAGACTACAATGGTTACCATGGGGATTCAGGAGCAAGGGCAAACGTGAGAACTACTTCAAAGCAAACAACATcctaaggaggtgaaagactggATTTAGGAAATGGCAAAGAGGAAGGAGCCCAGGAGAGCTGTCATCATCACCGCCTTCTGAGAATTAGCCAGTGACCACAGTACTCCTTAGGCTCTTAGGTATCAGGGATATTGTTGGCAGTGGGAGAAAAAGCCAAGTGCTCTGCTTTAAGGTGaagatggtttttgttttttggttttgggattttttttaaataataataaaaaaaggaaaaaagaaagatagctaccaagagattaaaaaaaaactaacctgGTCTACAAAGCTAAGGAAACTATCAATTAGAATGAAGTGATTGTGCAAGAAGTTGGCGTAGATGCTCTTCTCACCTTAAAGGCGCTTAACCGAATGAAGTGGGATCAGGGGAGGCAGACAGATGGCATAGGAGCTAAGCTCAGGCAGAGAAGCTGAACAAAAATAGAGGGGAGAGGAGTTGGAGTTAAAAGCAAGGAAATTTTGAAtccaaggagaaaacagaaagaagagagggaataaGGTTAGAGAGtttcaaaataagaaagttaCATCATTTGCTGGCAATTCTgaataggaaagaaaacagaagataggCAGAGCATGTAAGCAGAATTTACATTGTTCTATAGTCTTTTAGGCTATACAAATATTGCAGGAAGCAGATATAAAGATCCTGTTATATAAAACTATATTAGAgactacataaatatataaaatatgtaaaaatatattagatatagATAGAAGAAGAGAAAGTACTACCTTTTTCCCCCTAGGAAAGGTAAAATGTAATATTCTATAGCATGAAGGTATGCTTTCAATGTTTTACTGggatatcaaaaataaaattgtttgaaTATACCTCTATCTTTCCAATAAATGTGGCTTTGAATGAGAGAAGCTTATTCTACTATTGCTTTTAAATCTCATatttataaggacatttaattccTGTGCACAAGGAAGAATACTCACACCAAACAATAGTGACATGCTAAACTCAAGAGATCAAGCCTTGAAAACTTACATACTAATAGGTTATTTAGTTTTCAAAATCTTAAGTTAATAACAATTGGCAATAAAGCTTGTTAAAATTCCCTTTGTTCAGGATCCATTGTGTTGATCTTGAAGCTCCATTTGTTCTTCTAAAATGATTGAAGCCGAGATCGCCACCTAGTGGATTTAGAGGATTTTACAAGTTTTACAGAACTAGCTTACATCCCCTggaaatccttaattttttttttttctcttagagaaATAATAGGTTTTAAAAACTCTACTTAAGATCTAGGATAATTGTCAACATAACAGTTGCAAATGGTTGAAATATAGGAATATGCATATCAGCTAGACTACAGTTAACAAACAAagctcaatttttattttcataccaTAATTAGGAAAACAGATCAGGcacaaatatgaatatataatcaTCTATGTAGAAAGCAATATTGTAATACCACTAATTGAGATGTGTATAGTAATTTCCATAAAATAAACATCAAGTGTAAATCTGTTCaagtgcttttttcttctttaatctttcatttgcttaaggctttcttttttttttttttttttgatgtttgctttctttctcagaACTAGGCAaaacttttctttcccatttttctatttctcagagAAGCAAATTCAGTTAAATGTGTCAAACCTATCTTCTGGCTCCATCTTTGATTTTTGCATTCTATGCAGTCATGTACTTTTACTTCATTGACAACCAAGAGTTCCTGAGGACTTTTCCTCCAAAAGAATGCATTTGGAATGCCTGCAAAGACTAGGGGGTGTTTGTGTGTCCTTTTGAAGAAAGctaaaatagaaaatgatgaTTAGTTAAGTTCTGCCTCTAAAGGTGAGGGATTAGCACAATCAGCAGATGGCGGATACAGTGTAGGTTTTGGAGCAGAGCTTCCagtctcatttattcttcaagGAATTAGAGGCACCTTATTTCTCGTCTCAAAACTCATGTCTTTTAACTCTGATGAAGAGGAAAGCACTAGATGTGTCTGCACTGCCACTGCACCTCCTTTATGAGCTCTGTCATCTTTATCTGGTTGAATATTTTGAACTTCTCCGAAATCTTGCAAATTACAGTTAATTCTGAGATCTATTTCACTACGAGGACTATTTTCAGCTTCCGGGGAACATGTGATACTCAAATCCTTAGCTGTAATAGTAGCCTCAGCAGAGCTTGAATCATACAACAtatgtttttcactttttccattttcccaagTTTGCTGCATTTCTTTTCTACTACCTTTTAAGGTCAACTGTGCAGTCCTAATTAATGTACTAGAATCTGCCTTGTTTCCATCCaacattttattctattctttccctaatatttttatccctagtATTTCAGTGCCATCATCTCTGGGCAATGCCTTTGTGctatcagtttcttttttgtcACTGTTGGTTGGATTCCAAATGGCTTGAGTACTAAGAGAAGTACTGATATCTTTGGGAATCTCTGTTCTATTTTGGTATGGAATAGAATTTTTCTTCATCGAAGTTAGGTCGCCTGTGGCTTGTGTCTCAGAGGAAATGAGAGCGGAATCATCAGTTTCTCTTTGGGGAGGTTTTATTCCTACATCATTTCCCTCATCCATGATACAACGTTCCACAATTTGATGTGATATATTCCATTTGGGCATcaacattttttcctcatttccaagTTGTGTGTGACTTGAGTGTTGCTCTACATGTTTCAAGGTTTCATTTTGATTTAAGGTATGTTCTTTATTGGTATCCATTTTGTGGCCATCTACAAATTGTGTTTGATTCCCCAGGGACAAAGAAAACTGATTTGGCCCAATGATCTTGGATTTGTCCTGCTCCCTGTGCTCAGTGGGCTCTGTTGCCCCTTGGTCAGTAGACCCCCTGGAAATGCTGGGGGGTAAAACatcactttctgtattttcccaaGTAGCTGGTAAATACTTGGGTACTTCCAATGCAAGGGGAGTTGCACCTTCCACTTGCTCATTTGAAAATTGAGAGCTTGCCTGCCTGTGTTCAGCTATGATGGGTGTGGGTAGAGGCAGTGCTGATGCATTGCTATCAGGAATGAGGCCATTAGGGTGACAGTTGCCTTCCCTGGACCTCTGGGTGACTACAGGTAAGTCATTAGCACTGAGCGGAGGAGTCTTTTTAGTGTCTTGTTGGTAATACGGGGTCTGCTTTGGAGCATGTTTGAGAGGAATGCTCTTTGAAGTGAGTTTATCACAGTTGTTGTTACTCACTGGCTGTTGGGGAAAATCTGCAGAGGACACAAGGTTTATATCAGCTTCTTTCTGAGAAGCTTTAGGTAATTTATGCGGCAGTAACAATacctgtttgcatttctttgggaGTTCTGACAATGATTTTTCTGGATGGACTTTGACTTTTCTGAATGGGTGTGAGTTTAATTTTAtccttgaattttgttttttaattttccctttgaGGTCAGATTGACCGGTTCTCTTCTTTTTCGGAATCTGTGGATCAGCAGACCGATTTCCtcctttgtttccctcctgaGGATTGCCACATTTTTTGAGATCCAACTTGGTCAGGGGGCTACTTTGAGTTTTCTGCTGTTTCCAGTGGGTTGATGTTTTAGACGACATCACcagatgatttttttctactAAATCAGGATCACAGAAGCTAACCCTCTTAGGGGAatatgttttcttgatttttgttgATAACCTTGATAACTCTGGGCTGTCCTCCCTCATAAGGAATTTTTCTATTGCGCTGTTAATTTGGATCTGCTCTTTCTTGGCCTTTGAATGTTCTTGACGATTTGGCTTCTTTTCTTTCACGTAATCTTGAAATTGATCACAGGGCACATACTTACAGATAAGAGAACTGTTTGGCTGAAAATAGCTAGGCCTGCTCCATTTTAACGGTCCATAAGGATCATCATATTTTGATCTATGTTTTTGTAAGATCTGTTGTACACAGTGTTCCTCGGGCTCACAAGGCTGGGATGATGAACCTGTAATAAAATGTCTCTGCCTGTGAGGTTGTAagccactgtcttttttttctactGGAGGCTGCCATGATtcatttgttaaatgcttttcaaGACTTTCTCTTGCCAACACTGAAGCGGATGTTGCATATCTCCTCCTGAATGTGTCATTGTTGATATCTGCTgaacaataaatgcagaaatttaGCACTGAGCAGAGTTTTATTACCCCAACCGAACAGATGCTTAGAAACCTTATGAAAGGTGCAAAAAATGATTCCTCTGATGATGGCAATTCTTGAATACTTCCTAATTTTTAACCAAGCCCACAAAAGACTTTGGGGAGTTTACAAAGCTACCCTTTACGGCCCCATTTTAATAGTTGCAATGCTGAATTAAAAGttcagaattagaaataaaaacattcatagTTGTAAATCTTTACATTGGTTGTTGGTTAGGTTAGCTTTAAATATGAATAATATCTAAGCTCTTTTCAAATGGCCATCACAATAGTTTTCTGCATTAATTTCCCAGTTAGAACTAAATATTAGGAAGAACATGATACTGTATTGAGTAGTGTTTAGGTTTCAAACACAAGATACCttcaaccacaaaaaagaaatacctgTGATACTACTACTGGCTTCATCAAAGCAGAGGCCATACCTGTTTAATTTCCCATCACTTAATATaggattaattaaatattttttttaaatgaatgagtatTCTGGAATATGGTCTGGTCTGTATTGCAGGAATCTCTGTGAATTTTAAATGATACATGTTAATATGATATTAATGATacctattaaataataataatgacaaaaaaaatagtaatatttacCATTAATTAAGCATCTACTaagagccaggcactgtgctaaatacAGTAccttcattatctcatttaatattctcAAGAGATCTGATCCACTGGACAAGTCCTGTTGTCCTATCActttcatagatgaagaaagaTGCTTAGAGAGGTGAAATGCTTCTACCCATCACATTTCCACATGTCCATATCGGCAGAACTtgacccaggtctgtctgacacTAAACCCTATCCTCTTAAGTACAATGCATGTTAGGTTTAAAATAACATCTTCTCAGTATACTTTCTCTTGTCTTCTGAAGTTGTTTGTTTTatccaaaggaagaaaggagtatTACTGTTCAGAGATCGAAAGGAAGACGTGAGCTAGTCTTCACactagcatctgactcttaagaTTTGCCTTCAATTTTCTGGGGGACCTTGGGGAAGCTACTTACTCAATGGGTATCAAGAGATAAGACTTAGATGGGAATTTTATGTGGATATAAAATTATTCTGGGGAAAGAATTTTAGCTTTTATCAGATTCCAAGAGAGTTCTGTGACTCAAAGATAAATATTCAGAACTATCATCTCTAAATCTTCCCTACTCCTGAAATACTGTGATTCTGTGTTTCCAAGTTTGGAGACATAATAAGAGTGACATTGACTCTTACTGACTTCTCTTCAAAAGCAAACGTGGCCTTGGTTGTTTTCTCCTCCAATACCTAATCATTCCATCTCCAGTACAATGCCTGACATGTAGCAGAATTTCAAGTTTTTCTCGAAAGTAAATGTATTGATTTGACAAACAACTGTGTTCTCTGTGTGAAACAAGGGACTGGGTTTTAAATGGTTAAGAGACAACATTCCCTTCAGTAAAAGGGTTTCCCACAGAAAAGTTAAGGCATTGGACAAAGCTAAACAACTGCCTGAAGTGTGGCTCTATTGAAAGGgtaagtgtttctttctttctaaaataaagccAGTCTGATCTGGTTTCtatgacagacttttttttttttttaaactttggctACTCCTCTCTTGAGTCAAATCATCAGACCCTAGAAACTAGTAAGAACTGGAGTCGGGGGAATGCAATGGCCTGCCTTATGCCACACATGAAATAAcatacagtttcattcttttccaattGTCCCCAAATCCATCTTAAGGGCCATATCCTGACAGTGAGAATTTCTTGGTGCTGTACCTCCACCATTCATATTCTGAGAGAAAGCTCTGCTCATTGTAAACCAATTCAAATAAATGACAGGAACCTCTTTACAGAAAAGCTGTCAAAGTTTTCACTGCTGAGCCTGAAAGCATCACCTTACTattcaggaaggaaaaggaagacattTAATTCATTGCCTCCACCTAAATATTGACATTGCCCATGTACAGTGGGTAGATGTCATGGCCAGATTCACTTGGCTCCCAACATGGGACGATGAATTAAGTCCTGACTTTCCCTGGACTGGAAAGTTATCATCCTTGACAGCTCAGCAAGCAAAGTGTGTGTCTTGACATCATTCCTGAAATGAATCACTAGCATTAGAAGGCCCATTCTTCTAACATGTCATGCTCTGAGAAGGTTGCTTACTGCAGAATTGGCATTAGAGCTCGAAGGATGTCGGAATAGAAGCCGATACTCAGCCTCCCATAAATCTTAACAGCATATTGCTATTTAAAAgcctgcttttctttaaaaaaaaaaaaaaaagaagaagaagaggaggaggaggaggaggagaagaaaaagaaacttgttaGATGTTGGGTCACAAACTCACTTTCCAACAGGCATAAGATATACTTACTCTCAGCTCCTGAGGGTGGGG encodes:
- the LRRC53 gene encoding LOW QUALITY PROTEIN: leucine-rich repeat-containing protein 53 (The sequence of the model RefSeq protein was modified relative to this genomic sequence to represent the inferred CDS: substituted 2 bases at 2 genomic stop codons); protein product: MLFAIVLRLVAACPASCVVCTRDVTLCQQLNYIVAAPATTKVLIITDGYLSAIESTNLSLLFNLALLSLSRNGIADVREDALHGLSGLRTLLLEHNQISSSSLTDLTFSELHGLQVLVLSNNALHTLRGSWFRNTKGLTRLHLDGNQITNLTGTSFGGVKLHRLRHLDLSNNFISYIGKDAFQPFPQLQEVDLSRNRLAHMPDVFTPLKQLILLSLDKNQWSCSCDLYPLARFLRNYVKSSARMLRNAQDLSCQPSAAAVATAKSVLKLSETNCDSKVSNFTLVLKNRSPLLPGQDVALLTVLGFAGAVGLTCLGLVVFNWKLQQGRANEHTSENLCCRAFDESLCAHEARNYHAKGYCNCHLTQENEIKVMSIVGSRKEMPLLQENSHEAALASESTAPDGSFRNLKGKDHGADSTFFCFGGRLLQSGCSEPPGNMAAFNEAGLLTRHCPKRVKELRNHEPGEVQPPTLPQHVTRTIDINNDTFRRRYATSASVLARESLEKHLTNESWQPPVEKKDSGLQPHRQRHFITGSSSQPCEPEEHCVQQILQKHRSKYDDPYGPLKWSRPSYFQPNSSLICKYVPCDQFQDYVKEKKPNRQEHSKAKKEQIQINSAIEKFLMREDSPELSRLSTKIKKTYSPKRVSFCDPDLVEKNHLVMSSKTSTHWKQQKTQSSPLTKLDLKKCGNPQEGNKGGNRSADPQIPKKKRTGQSDLKGKIKKQNSRIKLNSHPFRKVKVHPEKSLSELPKKCKQVLLLPHKLPKASQKEADINLVSSADFPQQPVSNNNCDKLTSKSIPLKHAPKQTPYYQQDTKKTPPLSANDLPVVTQRSREGNCHPNGLIPDSNASALPLPTPIIAEHRQASSQFSNEQVEGATPLALEVPKYLPATWENTESDVLPPSISRGSTDQGATEPTEHREQDKSKIIGPNQFSLSLGNQTQFVDGHKMDTNKEHTLNQNETLKHVEQHSSHTQLGNEEKMLMPKWNISHQIVERCIMDEGNDVGIKPPQRETDDSALISSETQATGDLTSMKKNSIPYQNRTEIPKDISTSLSTQAIWNPTNSDKKETDSTKALPRDDGTEILGIKILGKEXNKMLDGNKADSSTLIRTAQLTLKGSRKEMQQTWENGKSEKHMLYDSSSAEATITAKDLSITCSPEAENSPRSEIDLRINCNLQDFGEVQNIQPDKDDRAHKGGAVAVQTHLVLSSSSELKDMSFETRNKVPLIPXRINETGSSAPKPTLYPPSADCANPSPLEAELN